One part of the Nematostella vectensis chromosome 8, jaNemVect1.1, whole genome shotgun sequence genome encodes these proteins:
- the LOC116611877 gene encoding uncharacterized protein LOC116611877 — MENGYLIHMHDPVVQFCVSYITINVAEVGLQQVVSSWNQHPIEERNSKILAVVAQRTNQVKILHPSIIPSVEEAIRMYRQAGGSITEDCSFGVDPLLNHNVHLQRRNARFFQNNPSFHCIFQNIVNGDGSLMESAILSYLDLTKTLSP; from the exons ATGGAGAATGGATATCTGATACACATGCATGATCCTGTTGTTCAGTTCTGTGTTTCCTACATAACTATTAATGTGGCAGAGGTTGGGCTGCAGCAAGTAGTTTCATCTTGGAACCAACATCCAATTGAAG aaaGAAACAGCAAGATCTTAGCTGTGGTAGCCCAAAGAACAAATCAAGTCAAAATACTTCACCCAAGTATTATACCAAGTGTAGAAGAGGCAATTAGGATGTACAGACAGGCTGGAGGCAGCATCACAGAAGATTGCTCATTTGGTGTTGACCCTCTTTTAAACCACAATGTGCATTTGCAAAGGAGGAATGCTCGATTTTTCCAAAATAACCCTAgctttcactgtattttccaAAATATTGTTAATGGTGATGGTTCCCTAATGGAATCTGCCATTCTCTCTTATTTAGACCTGACCAAAACCTTGTCACCATGA